From the genome of Triticum aestivum cultivar Chinese Spring chromosome 1A, IWGSC CS RefSeq v2.1, whole genome shotgun sequence:
ggcgacgctggcgacggagCTGGACGGGCTGCTGGCCATGGCGAGGGAGCTGGAGGCGCGGGTGGGCGCCGGCCAGGGCGTGCCGGGTGCCGCGAGGGAGCTCTGCGCCGCGCTGGCCGCGTCCATCGACCGGGCCGTGCGCCTCGCCGGCAGTGGCGGCAATGCCGGCGGCAGAGCGAGCGTGAACGGCAAGCTCAGGAGCGGCAGGAAGGCGGCGCTGGCGAAGGTGCGGACGGAGGTGCGCGTGGCGTCGATGCAGGACCTGGGGCCGCTCGACGACGGGATGATCTGGCGGAAGTACGGCCAGAAGTACGGCCAGAAGGCCAGAAGGCACACGCAGGGCTGCGCCGCCACCAAGCAGGTGCAGCGCGCGACGGCCGACCCGCTGCTCTTCGACGTCGTGTACCTCGGCGCGCACACCTGCGCCCAGGCCGCCGCGATCCTGACCGGCCCGGAACACCAGCCGCCGCCTGCTGCCTTCGGCCAGGAGCAGCAGAGCCCGCCGGAAGGGGTTCAGTGGCCGGCAGAGCCCGTGAGTCCGTTTTGCTTGCCCTCCTCGCCGGCGAGCTCCTGGTGCCAGCTTACCGGGAGCTACGGCTacgcggcagcgggcggcggcctCGGAGTTGACATGGAGCTAGAAGGTCAACTCGACGAGCTGTTCTTGGACCTGTCAGGGATTTTGTAACCGTAGTACAAGAATGCGAACTCAGCTATCACTTCGTGGCCCTCTTCTGTTTATGGAACTGAAAACTCCATTATTACGATGGTCCTGTAGAACTGTAGACTCACTTGCCACGCGCACCATTGCAGCAGCAGGTAAACACTGCTCCTCCGGCCAAAGCAGCCGCCTTTCCTGTCGCCTTAGACTTAGAGCAGCTACAACCGGTCTGGCCAAATCTAGACCCTTGTAGGTCCAAAAAGTTCGCGTTCATAACTGCGTCTCTCATACTCCTCAACTCCTTAGCCAACAATCAGCAGCCAGcttctttaaaggcgctcttctgagtgttctggatgattccattgtggattcgtatatgtcgtttgaaaaCGGCAAGGACAtatgggctgcgctcgaggccaattttggtgcctcggacgccggcagcgagttgtacgtcatggagaaaTTCTAACtactagatgtgatctgttcatctgctatgctagttcgcatgattagtttaatctctgctactgtagtcatgatttatcttctaattattcggattaaatcttgtactaacttgctcatatttccaacaatccaaaaacctgattataggcaatttacttcgAGTGGTTTTGTTGCGCATCTGAAGCCGTCCGCCTTTAAGgcggcgcaatataagaggtggcgcacgagagcagtctactggtttcagaccatgggctgctatgacgccaccaagggcaagcctgaggacgatcttaatccagcacaactggaagcttttgagaaaatcgatactctctttaaaggcgctcttctgagtgttctggatgattccattgtggattcgtatatgtcatttgaaaacggcaaggacatgtgggctgcgctcgaggccaattttggtgcctcggacgccggcagcgagttgtacgccATGAAGAAATTCTATGACtactagatgtgatctgttcatctgctatgctagttcccATGATTAATttaatctctgctactgtagtcatgatttatcttctaattattcggattaaatcttgtactaacttgctcatatttccaacaatccaaaaacctgattataggcaatttactccgagtggttttgctgcgcatgtGAAACCGCccgcctttaagggggcgcaatataagaggtggcgcacgagagcagtctactggtttcaaaccatgggctgctatgacgccaccaaggacaagcctgagggcgatcttaatccagcacaactggaagcttttgagaagatcgatactctctttaaaggcgctcttctgagtgttctggatgattccattgtggattcgtatatgtcgtttgaaaacggcaaggacatgtgggctgcactcgaggccaagtttggtgccttgGACGCCGGctgcgagttgtacgtcatggagcaattctatgactacaagatgactgatgagcgctctgttgtacagcaggctcatgagatacagtcgctcgtaaaagaacttgagtacttcaagtgtgtgttgccggacaaatttgttgccagAGGCATCATTGCTaaacttccaccttcgtggaacaattttgctacttccctgaaacacaagagacaggagttttccgttgcggatctcattggtactcttgatgttgaagagaaggcgagagcaaatgacacacgtgctcgagttgctaagggagcttctagtgcccacatggtacagaagaactCCCAGctcaacaagttcaaaaacaataagaacaaaactcagggcaaaggcaagtttgatacaaagaacaagccatcacattctaccaacttcgagaagaattctcataagaaggggaagggactttgccatgtctgcggtgatcctaatcactgggctccgaagtgtcctaaccgctttgaggagcgcgaacatgagaagagcggcaagtccgctaatgttgtcatcggtgatattgatatgaaggaatcagggtacggtatttttcctaccatcctttcagtatttcaatcccctgattggttaatggacaccggtgccaatgtacatgtttgtgctaacgtctccatgttttcttcttaccaggcaacagggacttcacccgtgctgatggggaacgggtcacatgccatcgttcgaggtgttggtacggtcgatctgaagtttacttcggggaagactgtgccTCTGaagaatgttcatcatgtgccgtccataaataaaaatctcgttagcggttcctgtttatgtcgagatggttttaagttggttttcgaatccaataaagttgtaatttctaagtatggacaatttgttggaaaaggatatgagagcggaggcttgttccgcctgtctttgtcagatatttgcactaaagttattaataatgtttgccacaataatgagtctgatatttggcattcacgactttgtcacattaactttggttgcatgacgcggctagccaatatgaatttaattccgaaaatctctattgtcaaaggctctaagtgccaagtatgtgtgcaagctaagcaacctcgcaagtccatAAGACTGCaaaggcaagagacttggcgccactagagcttatacattccgatctttgtgagatgaatggcgtgttgacaaaaggtggaaatagatacttcatgacgttgattgatgactccactagatattgttatgtgtatcttctgaaaccaaaaga
Proteins encoded in this window:
- the LOC123069097 gene encoding transcription factor WRKY19-like, giving the protein MEHATATLATELDGLLAMARELEARVGAGQGVPGAARELCAALAASIDRAVRLAGSGGNAGGRASVNGKLRSGRKAALAKVRTEVRVASMQDLGPLDDGMIWRKYGQKYGQKARRHTQGCAATKQVQRATADPLLFDVVYLGAHTCAQAAAILTGPEHQPPPAAFGQEQQSPPEGVQWPAEPVSPFCLPSSPASSWCQLTGSYGYAAAGGGLGVDMELEGQLDELFLDLSGIL